The following are encoded in a window of Telmatobacter sp. DSM 110680 genomic DNA:
- a CDS encoding ATP-dependent 6-phosphofructokinase, whose amino-acid sequence MRVALLTGGGDCPGLNAVIYAAVRKGIQTYGDEFIGFLNGWRGVLDNNFIPLTLENTDGIQLKGGTILHSSRTNVKKIPGGIDKVQEVLKLNKIDALIALGGDDTQSVTLFLADNGINAVGVPKTIDNDINGTDQTFGFDTAVMIATEAIDRIHTTADSHNRVIVVEVMGRDAGWIAYASGVAAGAHVVLVPEKEIDIDHVCALLKYNYDHGKHYGVVVVAEGCHLPEVGQVIGSKEVDSFGHARLSGIGEALASLIEKKTGFETRSVNLGHTQRGGVPTAYDRVLGQRYGLHAIDMVHDKKWGRIAVLKGLDVTDITIKEAIATNRRLDQRFFDVIRNLEAKV is encoded by the coding sequence ATGCGAGTTGCTCTATTGACCGGTGGTGGCGACTGCCCCGGCTTGAATGCTGTCATCTACGCGGCCGTGCGCAAAGGAATCCAAACCTACGGCGACGAATTCATCGGCTTCCTCAACGGCTGGCGCGGCGTGCTCGACAACAACTTCATCCCTCTCACGCTTGAGAACACCGATGGCATTCAACTCAAGGGCGGCACGATCCTCCACTCTTCGCGCACCAATGTGAAGAAGATTCCCGGCGGAATCGATAAGGTGCAGGAAGTCCTCAAACTCAACAAAATCGATGCCCTCATTGCTCTCGGCGGCGACGACACCCAGTCGGTCACTCTTTTCCTCGCCGACAACGGTATCAACGCCGTCGGTGTCCCCAAGACCATCGATAACGACATCAACGGCACCGATCAGACCTTTGGCTTCGATACAGCCGTCATGATCGCCACCGAAGCCATCGATCGCATTCATACCACCGCCGATTCCCATAACCGCGTAATCGTCGTCGAAGTTATGGGCCGTGATGCCGGATGGATTGCCTACGCCTCGGGTGTTGCCGCCGGCGCCCACGTCGTCCTCGTTCCTGAAAAGGAAATTGACATCGACCACGTCTGCGCGTTACTCAAGTACAACTACGACCACGGCAAGCACTACGGCGTCGTCGTCGTTGCGGAAGGTTGCCACTTGCCCGAAGTCGGACAGGTCATCGGATCGAAGGAAGTCGATTCATTCGGCCACGCGCGTCTCTCCGGAATCGGTGAAGCCCTCGCTAGCCTGATCGAAAAGAAAACCGGATTCGAGACTCGCTCAGTCAATCTCGGCCACACCCAGCGCGGCGGAGTTCCTACTGCGTACGATCGCGTTCTGGGTCAGCGTTATGGGTTGCACGCCATCGATATGGTGCACGACAAGAAGTGGGGCCGAATCGCCGTCCTCAAAGGTCTTGATGTCACAGACATCACAATCAAAGAAGCCATTGCG